The proteins below come from a single Kitasatospora sp. NBC_00315 genomic window:
- a CDS encoding GNAT family N-acetyltransferase — protein MTTTLRPESPESPAPGGGRTRRWQICANGRPVGALRTSATPRGDRCWGNISELEIWEGRGRGRGTVGALAAEEVLRGWDCERVDAVIPETATAALRLAEALGYRERMRNMAKALGAGPEPVLPPGVTARPIDAERYPAWLDEARAGYVRDLRASGLSERQARAKSDADHLHLLPQGAATPGVALRWLHGPDGAVLGSLWLALRERDLPDGRPLAWVMTVEVAPGLRGRGHGRTLMLLAERECLAVGVRDLGLNVFTENRVAIGLYTSLGYRITNRVLGKQLI, from the coding sequence ATGACCACCACGCTGCGCCCCGAGAGCCCCGAATCCCCGGCGCCGGGCGGCGGCCGCACCAGGCGCTGGCAGATCTGCGCCAACGGCCGCCCGGTCGGCGCGCTGCGCACCAGTGCGACGCCGCGCGGGGACCGCTGCTGGGGGAACATCTCCGAGCTGGAGATCTGGGAGGGCCGGGGGCGCGGCCGGGGCACCGTGGGCGCGCTGGCGGCCGAGGAGGTGCTGCGCGGCTGGGACTGCGAGCGGGTGGACGCGGTCATCCCGGAGACGGCGACCGCCGCGTTGCGGCTGGCCGAGGCGCTCGGCTACCGCGAGCGGATGCGCAACATGGCCAAGGCGCTGGGGGCCGGTCCCGAGCCGGTCCTGCCGCCGGGCGTCACGGCCCGGCCGATCGACGCCGAGCGGTACCCGGCCTGGCTGGACGAGGCCAGGGCCGGCTACGTGCGCGATCTGCGTGCCTCGGGCCTCAGCGAGCGGCAGGCCCGCGCCAAGTCGGACGCCGACCACCTGCACCTGCTGCCGCAGGGCGCCGCCACCCCCGGGGTCGCTTTGCGGTGGCTGCACGGGCCGGACGGCGCGGTGCTGGGGAGCCTGTGGCTGGCGCTGCGCGAGCGGGACCTCCCCGACGGCCGGCCGCTGGCCTGGGTGATGACCGTCGAGGTGGCCCCGGGGCTGCGCGGCCGGGGCCACGGGCGGACCCTGATGCTGCTCGCCGAGCGGGAGTGCCTGGCCGTCGGAGTGCGGGATCTGGGCCTGAACGTGTTCACCGAGAACCGGGTGGCGATCGGCCTCTACACCTCGCTCGGCTACCGGATCACCAACCGGGTGCTCGGCAAGCAGCTGATATGA
- a CDS encoding DsbA family protein has product MIDGSLPRLEFWCELQCPDCRTALDDIRALRARYGGDLPIELRHFPLEKHKHAYAAAQAAEEAFAQGLGWPYVEALLARVDELAGRGETLLVEVARTVGLDAEEVELALIDGRHTLIVDADQAEGKAIGISGTPTYVIAGRRLDGGQSQDGLQARIIAVIEEQKSF; this is encoded by the coding sequence ATGATCGATGGTTCCCTTCCCCGGCTCGAATTCTGGTGCGAACTCCAGTGCCCGGACTGCCGCACCGCCCTGGACGACATCCGCGCCCTGCGCGCCCGGTACGGCGGTGACCTGCCGATCGAGCTGCGGCACTTCCCGCTGGAGAAGCACAAGCACGCGTACGCCGCCGCGCAAGCCGCCGAGGAGGCGTTCGCCCAGGGCCTCGGCTGGCCCTACGTGGAGGCGCTGCTCGCCCGGGTGGACGAGCTGGCCGGGCGCGGGGAGACCCTGCTGGTGGAGGTCGCCCGCACGGTGGGCCTGGACGCCGAGGAGGTCGAACTGGCCCTGATCGACGGCCGGCACACCCTGATCGTGGACGCCGACCAGGCCGAGGGCAAGGCGATCGGGATCAGCGGCACCCCCACCTACGTCATCGCCGGCCGGCGGCTGGACGGCGGGCAGAGCCAGGACGGCCTGCAGGCCCGGATCATCGCCGTCATCGAGGAACAGAAGTCCTTCTGA
- a CDS encoding CGNR zinc finger domain-containing protein, with protein sequence MLITHDTECALSILVELLNTSPEACGSELLPDVGALGAFVTSLEISEVESPTSADLRAVQKLRTRLRAVFSAGSTEQAAELVNAVVAAAGTTPRLTNHDHHGWHIHYFAPHAALGDHLAAELGMALAFIVMAGERERLRNCEAPDCARVFVDLSRNRSRRYCDSRTCGNRLHVAAYRARQRSADAVPADA encoded by the coding sequence GTGCTGATCACCCATGACACCGAATGCGCGCTGAGCATTCTGGTCGAGTTGCTCAACACCTCCCCAGAGGCCTGCGGCAGCGAGCTGCTGCCGGACGTGGGCGCGCTGGGCGCCTTCGTGACGAGCCTGGAGATCAGCGAGGTCGAGTCCCCCACGTCCGCCGACCTGCGGGCCGTGCAGAAGCTGCGCACCCGGCTGCGGGCGGTGTTCTCGGCCGGCTCCACCGAGCAGGCGGCCGAGCTGGTCAACGCCGTGGTCGCGGCCGCCGGCACCACGCCGCGCCTGACCAACCACGACCACCACGGGTGGCACATCCACTACTTCGCCCCGCACGCCGCCCTGGGCGACCACCTGGCGGCCGAGCTGGGCATGGCGCTGGCCTTCATCGTGATGGCGGGTGAGCGGGAGCGGCTGCGCAACTGCGAGGCACCGGACTGCGCGCGGGTCTTCGTCGACCTCTCCCGCAACCGGTCCCGGCGCTACTGTGACAGCCGGACCTGCGGGAACCGCCTGCACGTGGCCGCGTACCGGGCGCGCCAGCGCTCCGCCGACGCGGTACCGGCGGACGCCTGA
- a CDS encoding SsgA family sporulation/cell division regulator, translating to MNTTVSCELHLRLIVSSESSLPVPAGLRYDTADPYAVHATFHTGADETVEWVFARDLLAEGLHRPTGTGDVRVWPSRSHGQGVVCIALSSPEGEALLEAPARALESFLKRTDAAVPPGTEHRHFDLDRELSHILAES from the coding sequence ATGAACACCACGGTCAGCTGCGAGCTGCACCTGCGCCTCATCGTGTCCAGCGAGTCCTCGCTGCCCGTCCCCGCGGGCCTGCGCTACGACACCGCCGACCCCTATGCCGTGCACGCCACCTTCCACACCGGTGCCGACGAGACCGTGGAGTGGGTGTTCGCCCGAGATCTCCTTGCGGAGGGGCTGCACCGACCCACCGGTACCGGCGACGTCCGGGTGTGGCCCTCGCGCAGTCACGGCCAGGGAGTGGTCTGCATCGCGCTGAGCTCTCCGGAAGGAGAAGCCCTGCTGGAGGCCCCGGCCCGAGCGCTTGAGTCTTTTCTCAAGCGAACGGACGCCGCGGTACCGCCCGGCACCGAACACCGCCACTTCGACCTCGACCGGGAGCTGTCGCACATCCTCGCCGAAAGTTGA
- a CDS encoding TIGR02611 family protein: MAVRSDNTSTSGSGPDGEGAAPRPPAAGADVPGTEAGEAAGTEAGEGAGEEPEGGRALGSRAPRFIRRSRPLHLSWQVAVFLVGLAVVVLGVLMLPLPGPGWVVIFLGMGIWATEFVWAQLALRWTRRRVAEAARRALDPRVRRRNLTLAVVGLAVIAGLAGWYLWRYGPVMPWQLL; the protein is encoded by the coding sequence ATGGCTGTACGAAGCGACAACACGAGTACGAGCGGGTCCGGACCGGACGGGGAGGGGGCGGCCCCACGGCCCCCGGCGGCGGGCGCCGACGTGCCTGGGACGGAGGCCGGGGAAGCGGCCGGGACGGAGGCCGGGGAGGGGGCGGGCGAGGAGCCGGAGGGCGGCCGGGCGCTGGGCTCCCGGGCGCCGCGCTTCATCAGGCGCTCGCGTCCGCTGCACCTGAGCTGGCAGGTGGCGGTCTTCCTGGTCGGCCTCGCCGTGGTGGTGCTCGGGGTGCTGATGCTGCCGCTGCCCGGGCCGGGCTGGGTGGTCATCTTCCTGGGCATGGGCATCTGGGCGACCGAGTTCGTCTGGGCCCAGCTGGCCCTGCGCTGGACCCGCCGCCGGGTGGCCGAGGCCGCACGCAGGGCCCTGGACCCCCGGGTGCGCCGGCGCAACCTGACGCTGGCCGTGGTCGGACTGGCCGTGATCGCCGGGCTCGCCGGCTGGTACCTCTGGCGGTACGGACCGGTCATGCCCTGGCAGCTGCTCTGA